The following are encoded in a window of Cyprinus carpio isolate SPL01 chromosome A13, ASM1834038v1, whole genome shotgun sequence genomic DNA:
- the LOC109100969 gene encoding interferon-induced protein with tetratricopeptide repeats 1-like has translation MSEDKLKLLSCHYTWDLQKEDGDLNFLEVKVRERLAVKCEYRGNLKQREFNFLAFIKHLQGFNDEALKNLQLAKKEHPDDDSNVIVTYGNLAWVHSLMGNVTEAETYIEKVHEILRALPAPSPAESQREVQSEKAWSLLKFSRKTYIRAKESFLEALQKEPEDKEWNTGLAFSLFRLEGLKIGQYKRVRFEESPAVLQLKKALNLDPDNAMIHVYLGLKCYKSTKNGNNAEAWQYMTQALTMAPDNLSVVLHVARFMKKEQFYDKALKVLLEMLKKAPDSSRLHHELANNYRWKAMQMNDAHNPELLGLCIHHLERGTTLNPGYIYPRLELALRYAEQKQMAKAEQMFTELFALPDLKPADRQAWHRMYGDFKQYRLGSERAAVEHYKQGMMLGRVSTEWNACRNRLRKILQHDRRDTYEIRTLFHSFRTENQDY, from the coding sequence ATGTCTGAGGACAAGCTTAAACTGTTGTCCTGCCACTATACTTGGGACTTGCAAAAGGAAGATGGTGACCTTAACTTTCTCGAAGTTAAAGTTCGTGAAAGACTGGCAGTGAAATGCGAGTATAGAGGAAACCTGAAACAAAGAGAATTCAATTTTTTGGcctttattaaacatttacaagGATTTAACGATGAGGCGCTTAAGAACCTGCAACTAGCAAAGAAGGAACATCCGGACGATGACAGCAATGTGATTGTGACGTATGGAAACTTGGCCTGGGTGCACAGTCTCATGGGCAACGTGACTGAAGCTGAGACTTACATAGAGAAAGTACATGAAATCCTTAGAGCTTTGCCTGCACCGTCTCCAGCAGAGTCTCAAAGAGAAGTTCAGAGCGAAAAAGCCTGGTCACTTCTCAAGTTTTCAAGAAAGACCTACATCAGGGCCAAGGAGAGTTTCCTTGAAGCTTTACAGAAAGAGCCGGAAGACAAGGAATGGAACACAGGCCTTGCCTTTTCTCTGTTCCGTCTGGAGGGACTGAAGATTGGCCAATATAAGCGTGTACGGTTTGAAGAGTCTCCTGCTGTGCTGCAGTTGAAGAAAGCTCTGAACCTGGACCCAGACAATGCAATGATCCATGTGTATCTGGGGCTTAAGTGCTACAAGAGCACAAAGAACGGAAATAATGCAGAGGCATGGCAATACATGACGCAAGCACTCACGATGGCTCCAGATAACCTCAGTGTGGTTTTGCATGTTGCCAGATTCATGAAGAAAGAGCAGTTTTATGACAAGGCCCTGAAAGTGTTGCTGGAAATGCTGAAGAAAGCGCCAGACTCGTCACGTTTACATCATGAGCTTGCCAACAACTACCGCTGGAAAGCCATGCAGATGAATGACGCACACAATCCGGAGCTGCTGGGCCTTTGCATTCACCATTTAGAGAGGGGCACCACTCTAAACCCAGGCTACATATACCCACGGCTGGAGTTAGCGCTGAGGTATGCAGAACAAAAGCAGATGGCGAAAGCAGAGCAGATGTTCACGGAGCTGTTTGCCCTTCCTGACCTGAAGCCAGCTGACCGTCAAGCCTGGCATCGTATGTATGGGGATTTCAAACAGTACAGGTTGGGCTCAGAGAGAGCTGCGGTTGAGCATTATAAACAAGGAATGATGCTGGGGCGAGTGTCCACCGAATGGAACGCGTGCAGAAACAGACTGAGGAAAATCCTTCAGCATGACAGACGCGACACATATGAGATCCGGACGCTCTTTCATTCCTTCAGAACAGAGAACCAAGATTATTAA